From Tripterygium wilfordii isolate XIE 37 chromosome 13, ASM1340144v1, whole genome shotgun sequence, the proteins below share one genomic window:
- the LOC120012495 gene encoding uncharacterized protein LOC120012495, translating to MKQLWGTQMKKGTSIREHIMKMMSLLNEFEVLGFDIDGESQKISVSNHYRSLFENFQMNYNMNKLQYSLSKLLNELQAAEGLFKRKTLKVNVTEKDSSIPNGKKKKKTQKKKGKGLAGTGIQSGRVKKPKGKCFHYGQKGHWEKDCPKFLSKNKKGVPGDSEAKISRLVRGRPLGSLEIEQLPVYESCLEGKMTKRAFSAKGYRAEACLDLIHSDLSGPMSVRAGGGFEYFVTFIDDYSRYGYIYLMHHKSETFEKFKEFRAEVEKQQGKCIKTLRSDHGGEYLSGEF from the exons ATGAAACAACTCTGGGGCACCCAAATGAAGAAGGGAACTTCGATAAGGGAGCACATTATGAAGATGATGAGTCTTCTAAATGAGTTCGAAGTTCTAGGTTTCGATATCGATGGGGAATCCCAGAAAATATCAGTCTCCAATCACTATCGTAGTCTTTTTGAGAATTTTCAGATGAATTATAACATGAACAAGCTTCAGTATAGTTTATCGAAATTGCTTAATGAACTCCAAGCTGCAGAAGGGTTGTTCAAAAGGAAGACACTAAAGGTGAATGTCACTGAGAAGGATTCTTCTATACCAAAtggtaagaagaagaagaaaactcaaAAGAAGAAAGGGAAGGGTTTAGCTGGCACAGGTATTCAATCAGGCAGAGTGAAAAAGCCAaaaggcaagtgttttcactACGGTCAAAAGGGACATTGGGAGAAAGATTGTCCAAAATTCCTGAGCAAGAACAAGAAGGGGGTTCCAGGAGACTCGGAAGCCAA GATTTCACGACTAGTTCGAGGTAGGCCTTTAGGTTCATTGGAGATCGAACAACTCCCTGTTTATGAATCttgtttggaaggtaagatgaccAAGAGGGCTTTTTCAGCCAAAGGGTATAGGGCCGAAGCATGTTTGGATTTGATACACTCAGACTTAAGTGGTCCTATGTCAGTTCGAGCGGGAGGgggttttgaatattttgtcaCTTTCATTGACGATTATTCAAGATATGGATACATTTACTTGATGCACCAtaagtctgaaacttttgaaaaattcaaagagtTTAGAGCGGAAGTGGAGAAGCAACAAGGAAAGTGTATCAAAACACTACGATCTGATCATGGTGGTGAATACCTCTCAGGAGAATTTTAG